The genomic segment agagTGACATGGATGGACCATGGAACCTAGCTTTCGTTTACCGGGCTTACTCACGCCTCAAAACATTCTGTAGCTGAGGTATGTAGCATTGCCTAGCGAGAGTCTGAGCTAGGACGCACGACTTCTATCTGGTTAGAAAGAATCACCAAAGCCCTAAGACAGTCTTTCAGGGTCCATCCCAACATCCGGCTTCCTGAAGACCTCTACAGCCTCGAGGAGCAAGGGCCCCTTATTCATCCACGCATTCCAAGGCTCGTTTGAGTTTTCGAGGATGATCTCCTCTCTCTTCTGCAACAACATGCCCTTGACATGGCCCCATGTCAGAAACTTCTCAAACAGCCCCGGAAACGGCCCTATGAAATAGTGCATTACCGCCGATTTTTCAACCATGATATCGTCGTCTCTCATATCTCTGAAGACTGGAACCGTCGTCGCAAAACCTTCAGTTCTGACATCTCCTACTTCACGCCGCTTGTCTAAGTAAAGCGCTACGACAAGGTGGCGGCAAGCACCGAGGGTTTGGGTCCTGAAACCCTCCTCAAGGAAAATTAAAAGTGCGACTTCAATAGAGATGTAGATCTTTCTCAAGCCCTTCAAGGGTGTATTGTACCACTGGTCGCAGGTCGCATAGTAGACTGCGTCCTGCGTTTCGTTGTACCAGAGGCCTCGGATGTTGGAGTTGTCAAAGTAGCCGAAGGTGAAACGACCAACCGACATACAGGCATCATAGGCGTCCTTGCAGGTCTCTCTGACCCGGGGAGGATAGTACTCGCGGTAGAATCGAGTCGGATGGTTAACACTTATCCAGGTTGCGTGGTTGTTTGGCTCGTAGATCCGTGGCGCAGGGAGGGCTTCGATCCAAATCTTGCGTTTGATCTCAGCAGGCAGCTCCTGGAACCGAGGGAAGTCCATTCTCGAATGCTGTGGTGCCATTTTCTGGGCCTCGAGCTTGCAGTCAGCAACATGATCGGTTTTGAGGGAAACAGAATCGAATCAGCTTACCGGTGATCCCAACTTGGAGGCTTGTTTGTGGGTTGCGCTTCGTGGGGCTTGTTGAATTGTGCCATGAGGAAGTCAGCTTTGAGTTGATATTGTGAATGAAGACGCCAAGACGAACCTTTCTTAGGAGCCTGGCTGAGAAAACAGTGACCACTCGGTGCACCGACATCGAGATGTTATTTGAAGGGCTGAGAATGTGGAAGGGCGAAAAGACTCAGCTCACCTGACACGCGTTGGCCGTGTGGGTTGCTGAAGAGAAGAATCTCAGAGGAAGGATTTTGAAAACGGAAGTAGTTCAAGTAGGCCCTCTTTCACTCTTTACCGGGGAGGCAGGTCCAAGGCAGGAGCAGCTCCTTCCTCCTCAAATATGCCAACGAAACCAGCAGGTGCGAGTGTGAGTTTGGCTCTTGGAGTATCTTGAAATACCTAGGTCGAGTCATTAACAGATTGTACGTTCCAAGTAAAACCGTTGCCGTTGCAGTATTAGTGCAAAGAACTGGTACCCTAAAGATACCGTCGCAGACTACGGAATCCCTGGAGGTCGATCGTCGTGGCCTCTTCACCAAAGCTCAGAAGTGTAAGGACGGCAAGATCAACGACGGTTTCGACTACCTGCCAAGCCTTCTCTGATGTTTAAATGACTAAcgtcctccccccccccctcccggTGTCAAACTTGCAGCAGAAGCAGCCTCAGTCACTCCCGATCAGAGATCGTAAACGAGCACGAGTTGAGCGAAGAACTGAAGCGGCCGCTCGTACTCGCATCATGATGGTGCTGTCCATGAggtaatagctaaaagtctgGCAATGATTTAACGTATACCACAACCAGAACCGGAAGGTCCTCAGCAGGGTGTTTAGAAGCCTTGATGACTCTGGTTCCAAACCTCGACATGGGGCGCGTGAACAGAAGGGACCTTGCTATTTGATGCGAGGCGAGCTTGGTATTCTTGTAAGGATCAGGTGTCTGAACGAAGGTTCTCGGCGTTCACGGTGTTCGACGCGCCCAGTCTCTTATTTCGAGAATGATCTAAGGTAGCCGTAATGATTTACAATCTATGTGAGCATCAAAGGACCACAGTCAGGCCACGTTTATAGCTTGAAAACCGGAGTGGAAACTGTCTTTGAGTTGATGGCTATGGCCTTCTTCCCCTTTAGTCCCGTCGGGCAGGGTGTTTCCGGCCGTCTAACTATCTAACGAAGGCGATAACAAAAAACGATCGTGGCAAGGCAGGAATGTGAGAGGTCCTTGACTTATGCCCCGTTTGTGTGGTATCGTCTGAAATGATAACCTTCCTTCTTGATGCGAGGCTTCCGGAAAACCTCCACAGAACGGAAAGTGACGTCTCTCGTCTTGGATCCATTCTCGTAAAAGATCTCCTTTAGCTCATCTCTGTGTTCGGCCCAGGTCTTCAGCAGGCCTTCGCCCCAATCTTCCACATCCACTATCTCAGCGCAGACGCGCTCATCATCCTTGACGGGGTAGAAGACTGGCTCAGTAGCTTCCATTGCCTCGCGAGTCGGTCCCTTGTTCTCTTCGATGGGAGCTCCGCGGGGTCGATAGGCGATTGTAAGGTTTTCACACCCGTAACAATCGCTTGTGAGCACTTCTCTGCATTCGTTCCGGTCAAGGACGATGGCGTCTCCGATGATGAGGTTCTTCACCTGAAGGTGGTTGAGGTGCCAGTACTGTTCAGGACCAGAGAGATAGATGGCATCCAGATCATTGTTGTACCAGATCGATCTCATGGTGCCGTGGCCCAATGCGTCCTCAAAGTGGCCGAAGCGGAATTGGCCAGCCTTCATGCAGTATTCGCGAGCCTCTCTGTTTATCTCTCTGAAAGTCGGAGGTGCCCAGTGCTGATAGAACAGAATGTTTCTTGGGTCGTGTTCCCGGTGATTGTAGTATGTGATCGGCTCGTAGATTCTACCAGGCGGGAGGCACAACTTCCAGATCTTGTCCTTGAGCTCGTTGGGGAGTCGATTAAAATAGCACTCACAGCCTATCTCAATAGTTAGAAAGCCTTTCATTGACGATAGAGCGGAGCTTTAATACCTTGACTGCGAGCCTGGGGAGGTTTTTTGGTTTTCTGGGTAGACTCGACAACTTTGCTTGTTGCCTGCAAGAGGAGGGTGATTGCATTCTGACGGAGTTCTTGGTCCTGCTGGCCGTCGGCCTGCGTGATTCCGGATAAGGCCAACAACAGCGAAGAACGCGTGTTTCTGATTGAGAGCTTTTCAGCCTCGTCAAGCTTGGAATAAACCTTGCCTACTGTGTTCAGCAGGCTGGCGATGGCGGTGTGTTGTTTGGCGAGCTGCTGGAGGGGAGAGATAATCAGGTTGATGGAACTCATGATGATGGAGATTGGATCATCCTCATTTCGGAGAAGCTCTATCTGCTCATCAGGCTCAGGTTGCAAGTTCGAGGCCATCTTGGTAGCCCTGGCCTCGGATTCGAGGTGGTTGATGCGATTTCTTTTACCCACCTCGATGGTAGTGGTTTTGTCAAAATTCAAAGGTCTTGAGAGGAAAGATGTTAGGTTTTGTATCCCTAAGCCTGCTCCCACCGGCCATTTTGAGAAGATAATTTTGCCTGTGAAGCGGCGGGGCTTTGCTTGATCGCCAACATGAGCGAGCATCCATGGCGAGGAGGTTCAGCATCAAGCCGGGTCATTTGACAGCTTTTCCCTGTACTGCAGCGCCCATGAATGTCCCGTCTTCAGCAAACACTACTAGTAAGCTTTGTAGGGTATTTTAGCAAGTACTGTAGACTGTGAACTCTTGTCTGTCGACAAGGAAAATGAGATGACCAGCCTTCTTCGTTGTGTGAAGTAGGCTGCCCTTGAGGATTTCTCCTTTCCAATAGGCAGCAAAACCATAACTTCAAAGGAAGCTAGTCCATAAGGTGCATTGCATACTCATATCATGAAATCTAACATTAAGTTCGTATGGTAGTTCCAGAAATTGGAAGGAGCTAGGTTTGGGACGTACCTGCCCGAAGATGCTCTGTATTGCTGGCAGCTCCTTCTACTTCCCCGGGTTACTGACCACCTTCCTCACCTTTTCCCACCTTACCCTTGCATATTCAGTCTCTCCCTCCACACCATTGTCCTTTTCACCTTCCCCACCTATAAATCTAGCAAGTTTCTTCCCACTGTCTTAGTTCCTCGCGATATTTCAGTTCATCGGAACAGCCCTCTTGTCATAGGAGCAGACTGAGAGCCACTCTCTTCCATTGCGAGCGCGCGAACCGCATACCTCTATTGTCAACCTTGAGAGTCAGCTGCATACCAGCGAATATGGATGAATTACTGTAGCTCATCAAGAGCTTGACCGAAAGCCTTGACGCCATGGCCAAAGCTCATACCCAGCAGTCGAAAACGATTTCTGAGCTAGCCAGGCTCCATGGCGCAAAAGAAACCTCAATGGCAACAGCCACCCGTGTGAAGGATCTTGCAGGTTAGTATCTTCATTCAACCGTATCACACATCTCCAGGAAGCTTAGCACTGAAAATCGAACCAGATAATCAGGAATCGATGGCGGGCATGATGAACATACATATCAATGCCATGAAACAACAGGCTACGATGGTACTCTCGAAACAACGGGCCGCGGCAATGTTCTTTCAACAGCAGGAGCTAATACCGCCTTTGAGTACGTTTTACCTTTCAGCCCCCACTAGACTTAATTCTATCAGACGATCAAAGCAGTTCCTTACCTCATCAACAGCCGCAGGCTTCCCACAGTTCTGCCGACTCCCAATGGAGCTTCGAAAGATTATTTGGCAAATGACACTGCCAGATTCCCGTGTCTTCGAGCCATACGACATCGAACATCGTCCGCGTCTCCGCAAACGCTTTGAACCCCCGGCAATCCTAGCCGTATGTAAAGAATCTCGGAAGGTGGCGAACGAACATGGAACTTTCATCTTCGGCTGGGAAAAGTCAATTGGCGAAAGTGTTTGGTTTAACCCCAAAAAGGACGTCGTCATCATGGAGGATGCCCTGGCTTTCGCAGGGCTCTGGCCGGCTCTTCTGAAATCTCAGGTTGAGATTCTTGCTTTTCACTGGACTTACTTCCGAAGTCATGAACAAGTTAGGGACCTCTGGGATTGTATCGAGGACGTCCCGAGCTGCCGAAGAGTCATCATTCTCTACCGTTCACCATCCAACTACATATACAGCGACGAGAAGGTGCCAAAGCTATTCAGTCTCAAGCCCAGCGACATTGTCCTCGGAAGTGCGATGGAATGGATGTCATTCATTAACTTCAAGCGGGTTGAGGAAGGCATAACATGGGAGGGATTCAAGCGCGAGATGGAAGATCTCTGCCGCAGACGCCATGTCGGGAAAGATGAGGCTTTTCCGCCCCTAGAGGGGATGGAGCTGATCATGTGCAAGGAGGATCGGACCTTTCATGGATAGAAGAAACCAGCAGAGGCGCAGATGATCATTAAAGCTTCAGAAGGATTTCCATACGCAAGGTAGTTCAAGAGATCTTGCACAATCGCGATACATGTCTAGCTGACACATTCTGAACTCGCCATATTTTGCCGATATCATTTATTGCTAGCAGCATTAAGGGCCCCATTATACACGGCTAAAGTGTAAATGGCAGCCTGAAAGCATTGGCGATGCTGCCTACGTCGGTGAGTCATATTGGATCCCTTGGACATGATAAAGCAAGTTCCATTAGGGAGGGGTGGGAGATCTAGCGGCCTCATGAGATTAGATCGTTTGTAGGCCCTAGCTCTTAAGAGGATTGTCTGCCGTCATTTCGGTCTGAACGTGTGAAGTTTCCATGTGCCAGCTATGCTTAGTGAACGAAGCCGAGTTGATTGTATGCAAAACTACACTTGCATTCTAGGTGATTCAGGTAAGTCTTGATCTTGTGTCACAAACATAGTTGTATTCAGCCATGAGGTTCTTTGTATTCTCAGGTCAGATACCCAAACTAGGATGCCCAAGCCAAACAGAACCAAAGATGAGACTTTTCATAGTCTTCTAGAGGTAGGGAGAGTGGCAGTTTGCGTTTCTGGTCCTCATTTGTTTGGGCATGGTGGACAATGCTCACGTGGGCGCATCGAATGATTCCATTTTGGACACGGGCGGCCTTGTATACGACGCTCCCTGAGAGACTGAAAGAGGTGAGCGCATTGGCTACTGAGAAAACGAAGAGATACCAATGCGTGAACCTGAAATTTCCGACTTCGGGGTAACCCGAAAACTTTTCAGTCTTGTCAATCTGGTGGCCTCTCCCTGTGATGTGATCCCGAGGTGCTGAACAAACATCACGACGCAAGCAATTGATATAAGAGTCGTTATTCCATCCTATGGTATAAACACCTGAAAAGATACCAGCCAGCTCAACATTCGTTACAATCAGCTTCCCTCCTACGGTTCCTTCCAATCAATCCACTGTAACTATCGTTCTCTTCCAACTCCCTTTACAAGTCAACATGTTCGCCAACACCCTCACTCTTTGCCTTGCACTCACACCCCTGGCTGCGAACCTCGTGGCTGGAGAAGCCGCATTCTACGGAACAATCCCAACCAGCGAGCTCCAAATTCCATCTTTGACCAAAGGTGCCGCAGCTTCATGGACCACCTCCTTCATCGCTCCTCGCTCCACCAGCAAACCCGCGGTTCCTTCCATCGACAGCTCAGTCTGGTACGCCCAAGAGACCTTTGACGAGGCCCCTCCCCTCGAGAAGAGAATCAACGTCGCCATCAACCAGCAGCCGAGAAACTGCAACAAGGAGTCCGACTTCAACCCTCACCCGCCAATCCACTCCGACAAGCAGCTCAAGGGTGCAGACTACTTTTGCAACAACTACGCCGGCTTCATGGAATCCGGCATGAAGTCTCTTCGCGTCGAGTGGCACGATGAGTTTCAGGGTCGCCACCAGTACAAGGTCTCCTGGGCTGTAGGCTGTGTCACCGACGGAGACAGGCAGCATGTTAAATATCCTAATGGCCTTTCCAACACCAACCCGAGCTGCAACGACTTGATGAGGGATAACTACCTACAGTGTGAGTGTCTGACAGCTTCTATATGGTTGAAGTTCCCTCTGGTGAAGAGATTTTGTTGCTGATACGGTACTGCTCTAGGTAACAACGGTGGCGTTGGAGGTAGGGTACAGGTGGGCTGCCTTGTCTACGCTTACAACGGAGGAACCGTCGCGGGGAGGGATTATGAGTCGATTGGGCTGTGGTGAGCGGCCGATCAAGATCGCTCATCTTCTTGTCGAGTTTATGGTATGCGAATGGGAGGGAGCTATAGCTCTCACTCTCAAACAAGGCAGCATGAAGCACCCGATCGGCTTCTTCTCTTCCCTTAAGATTGTACAGCTAGATAGAATATACTCAATACATCCATCCTCGAAACGTCCGTGTCAGATAGAGCGGACTGAAGAAAACTCGCAACGTCACTTTGCGTGAGGCAGGAGGGCCACGATAGAACAACGACAGAGGGAGAATCATTTGGGAAAGCACCTGGCGGTCGTGGATGGGCTTAATGAAGCCAGTTCCAAACGGGCGAGCTTTTGGAAACATTTCAGGAAACACAGCCACAGCAAACGGCTTTCATCGTGAACTATGTTACAACTGGGCTTCTGAGTGAACCAGTAGCCCCAATCAGAAGCTATGAGAGCAACTGTGAGTATGCGGAAACAAGCCTAAGAATCAGTACCATGAAGGAAAGATTTTTCAATACATGAGGAAACAACCATCTAGTGCCTGATGAACGCTTCTAGCAAAAGTAAGGTTGAGATGAGTTGAGGGACAGAGAAAGGTAATCGGACGTTGGACAATGACGATTTGTTTGCCCTGCACGGTGCATCAGGAGAAGACGTGGCTAGTCCTAAAAGGGCATGGTGCGGGGTAGTCGAGCTAAGGACCTTTGGAGGTTGGTCGGCCTGCCAGGCACTCATGCCAATGCGTCGTCGCGGGGCAGCTTTCTTCGGAGTTCCATCATCAACATCAACCTTCCCATTCTACCTACCGACACGAACCCTGCAGTCTTGGAGCCGCAAAGATGTCTACGGTTCACATCAAGTCGGCAGCGGAGTTCCAGAAACTCCTGTCGAGCTCCCGTATCGTCGTTGCTGACTGTGAGTACTACCCGACCACCGAAGTCACTGCACCCCTGCCTCTCCATCCTGGATGACGCCAGTGAGGCCATATACGGCCGCGATAGCTCCAACGCGATGTGGTAGCGGCTTCATTGCCTCTCGGTATCGCGCCGGCCACGTTCCTACTTCTTCATCTAGGAGGCTATTGAGCTGCTCGCGGGATGCATCCACGATTGAGTTGACGTGCTGACAAATGGATTCTAGTCTACGCCGACTGGTGCGGTCCCTGCAAAGCTATCGCGCCCCTCTACGAGCAGCTTTCCTCGTCCCTGTCCCGCAAGAATGTCGTCACTTTTGTCAAGATTGACGTCGAGTCCCAGAAGGAGATCGCCTCCGCCTACAGCGTTACTTCCCTCCCGACTTTCATGATCTTCCGCGAAGGCAAGACCATTGAGAAGGTCCAGGGCGCCGACCCCCGCAAGCTCCAAGAGGTGGTCAAGAGGCTGGCGAAGGAGGTTTCCGAGGGCGGTTCAGGCTCTGGCGAGGCGTCCGGAAGTTCAAGCGGAGGCAACTGGAGAGGCGCAGAGTTCCCTCGCGGCTATGGCGACGTTACCGGCCAGATCGAGCCCAAGGGCTGCGAGCTGCTGAACGCCGACGAGGATTTTGGTCCTGTCAAGGTCTTGTTCGACCCATCCAAGCCCAGCGCGCTTGCGAAGAAGGAGGGCGTGAAGGATTGGGTTGAGAGTGGTGCCGATGACCAGCTCTTGCTGTTCATGCCGTTCCAGTCCATGATCAAGCTGCACACCCTTCAGGTATGATTGGAAAATTGTAGTTAGACACAGCGTCAGTTGCTAACCCATCACGCAGCTCACCTCCCTGCCTCCTaccgacgatgacgacgacgaggctCCTATGCGCCCGGGCACCATTCACCTCTACACGAACAAGCCTCACAACCTCGACTTTAGCGAAGCCGACGATACCCCTCCCACGCAAGCCATCGAGCTCACCGAGAAGGACTGGAACGCTGACGGCACCGCCAACATTGGCCTTCGTTTCGTCAAGTTCCAGAACATTAACAGCTTGATCATTTACGTGACCAAGGGTGACGGCGACGGTGAAAAGGTGCGTCTCGACCGGGTGCGCCTCATCGGCGAGTCGGGCGAGAAGAGAGAAATGGGCAAGTTGGAGAAGATTGGCGATGAGGCCGGCGAATAGAGCGGACCGGTGGGTCATTGAAAATCGGTCCGGTGAAGAGACAAAAAAGAGGAAGAAAAGTCTGCACTCGAGACCCCATGCGACGAGAATCATGAATAGAGCAATAGTTATAGACGCCTCCGGTGACAGTTTGTGCCGGAGGCTCAAAATCCAAAACCACTGAGCCACACATAGATCGCATGGTTGAGCATGATTGACGCTCTATAATGCAGAAAGTCGCGCGTTTAGACGGTCATGCATGAGACGATTCTAGAGCGCGCGTGGTGCGCCAAATTAGGAGACGTCCACGGGTTGCGGCGACATACTGCCTTGAGCTCAACCGCGAGGTAGGTAATAGGTGACATAGCCGCATAAGGCGCACTTCTCCCGCCTGGGTCGTCGCATTCACTTTGCGAGTTCCAGCCAAGAATAAATTTGGCTTGAAGGGTTGGATATGTCCGGCCCATCGATCGCGACCCAACTCGCTACAAGAGCAAGAACAGGATCTATGATGGACGAGGCCGGCTGCAATTAAAATTCGATCTGGGGCACGATTGACGCCATGAATTCACCGACTTAGGAATTCTAGCAACAGGGGAAACTGTAACGAATCGTGCCAGCCGCacgaagaaaaaaagaagaaaaaagagaAGCCTCCGACAGAGCCGCGAccaaaaattcttttttatatcgtGAGATGGGTCCCTGCACGTCCGCCCGGAGTGGGTCCGATGCAGCTGGACCAAGGGCACCGGAGGAACCTTTTCGCGGACAAACGGAAGATAGCCGCGGCAGGCTCCACGGGCTGCAGGTGGACGCGGCGTTCCACTGGGTGACTGGCTGCGCTGGTTGCGGACGTGACTGCACCTCAGTCTGCGAGCCTGGCGAGGTACCCACGTACCTTAGCATGCCTAGGTAAGACCCTGAAGAGAGTGAGGCCCCACTGGACGTCCCGTTGTGCTGCCGGACCTGGTCAGTGCGCCTGAAGTCCACTCAAACGCCCGGTCCCCACAGTTTGCACTCAGTGTGCGACGAGCAGCATATCGGATTTGAGCCAACTAGATGACACCCACCCCAGTCTAAGTACCTTGTTATCgaagaaagttaattcttt from the Colletotrichum lupini chromosome 3, complete sequence genome contains:
- a CDS encoding thioredoxin; this translates as MRATLSSEFHHQHQPSHSTYRHEPCSLGAAKMSTVHIKSAAEFQKLLSSSRIVVADFYADWCGPCKAIAPLYEQLSSSLSRKNVVTFVKIDVESQKEIASAYSVTSLPTFMIFREGKTIEKVQGADPRKLQEVVKRLAKEVSEGGSGSGEASGSSSGGNWRGAEFPRGYGDVTGQIEPKGCELLNADEDFGPVKVLFDPSKPSALAKKEGVKDWVESGADDQLLLFMPFQSMIKLHTLQLTSLPPTDDDDDEAPMRPGTIHLYTNKPHNLDFSEADDTPPTQAIELTEKDWNADGTANIGLRFVKFQNINSLIIYVTKGDGDGEKVRLDRVRLIGESGEKREMGKLEKIGDEAGE